Proteins found in one Drosophila busckii strain San Diego stock center, stock number 13000-0081.31 chromosome 2R, ASM1175060v1, whole genome shotgun sequence genomic segment:
- the LOC108596170 gene encoding probable cytochrome P450 4ad1, translated as MFLLAAAIILATILVFKGVRIFNYLDHMAGIMEMIPGPTPYPFVGNIFQFGLKPAEYPKKILQYCRKYDFQGYRSLVFLQYHIMLSDPAEIQNMLTSSSLQYKEHLYSFLRPWLGDGLLTSSGARWLKHQKLYVPAFEPAAVEGYLRVVQRTGARLVEKLAQQAGSQECFDAQELVAKCTLDIVCENSTGVASNAINDEPSNLHSAIKDLCDVVQERTFSIVKRFDALFRLTPHYMKQRRALKLLRSEIRRTIAERKTELAEGEQQQQQQKPFLNVLLAAQLDGRALKEREIVEELSTFIFTGHDPVASALSFTLYTLSRHAQIQQLAFEEQQRIFGKQLHAEADLAQLKQMSYLELIIRETLRLYPSVPIIARTNRKSIDINGTKVAKRTTVLMCLIAMGYNERYFEQPCVFRPERFEQSNLNSALDTYKSVPFSAGPRRCIAEQFAMHELKLLLSLILRRFEILPAADNLPPGINDHSRVDCVPQSEYDPILNIRVTLKSENGIQIRLRQRATFSI; from the exons atgTTTCTGCTAGCAGCGGCCATCATATTGGCCACCATTTTGGTGTTCAAGGGTGTAAGGATATTCAATTATCTGGACCATATGGCTGGCATAATGGAAATGATACCGGGTCCAACGCCTTATCCGTTCGTCGGCAATATCTTTCAGTTTGGACTTAAGCCAGCGG agTATCCCAAGAAGATATTGCAATATTGCCGCAAATACGATTTTCAGGGCTACCGCTCATTGGTATTTCTGCAGTATCATATAATGCTGAGTGATCCGGCGGAAATACAG AACATGCTGACGAGCTCCTCGCTGCAGTACAAAGAGCATTTGTATTCGTTTCTACGCCCTTGGCTTGGGGATGGACTGCTAACCAGCTCGGGAGCACGTTGGCTAAAGCATCAGAAGCTGTACGTGCCCGCCTTTGAGCCAGCCGCCGTTGAGGGTTATTTGCGTGTGGTACAACGCACAGGAGCGCGCTTAGTGGAAAAGTTGGCCCAGCAGGCTGGCAGCCAGGAGTGCTTTGATGCCCAAGAGCTGGTGGCAAAATGCACGCTGGATATTGTATGTG aAAATTCCACAGGCGTAGCCAGCAATGCCATCAATGACGAGCCCTCCAATTTACATAGCGCCATCAAGGA CCTCTGCGATGTGGTGCAGGAGCGCACATTTAGCATTGTAAAGCGTTTCGATGCACTTTTCCGACTAACTCCCCATTATATGAAGCAGCGACGTGCCCTGAAGCTGCTGCGTAGTGAAATTCGCCGC ACCATAGCTGAGCGCAAAACTGAGTTGGCTGAGggtgaacagcagcagcagcagcaaaaacctTTTCTAAatgtgctgctggctgctcagCTGGATGGACGTGCGCTAAAGGAACGCGAAATTGTCGAGGAGCTGTCCACGTTCATTTTTACA GGTCATGATCCAGTAGCTTCCGCACTTAGCTTTACGCTTTATACGCTCTCTCGACATGCACAAATACAACAGTTGGCCtttgaagagcagcagcgcatctTTGGCAAGCAACTGCATGCTGAGGCGGACTTGGCACAGCTGAAGCAGATGTCTTACTTGGAGCTCATTATACGCGAAACCTTGCGCCTGTATCCATCAGTTCCAATTATAGCGCGCACCAATCGCAAATCAATTGACATTA ATGGCACCAAGGTTGCCAAGCGTACAACAGTCCTAATGTGTTTGATTGCCATGGGCTACAACGAGCGTTACTTTGAGCAGCCCTGCGTCTTCCGTCCGGAGCGCTTCGAGCAGTCCAATCTGAATAGTGCGCTCGACACCTACAAGAGCGTGCCCTTTAGTGCTGGTCCCAGACGCTGCATTG CTGAACAATTCGCCATGCatgagctgaagctgctgctttcattGATTTTGCGTCGCTTTGAGATTTTACCTGCAGCTGATAACTTACCGCCTGGCATTAATGATCATAGCCGCGTCGATTGTGTGCCCCAAAGCGAATACGATCCTATACTAAATATACGTGTGACGCTCAAATCCGAAAATGGCATACAAATTAGACTTAGACAGCGCGCCACGTTCTCCATTTAA
- the LOC108596166 gene encoding cytochrome P450 4e2 yields the protein MWLLLYALVVCPLLIVVYFELSVLKKRRIIDKIKGPTAVPVIGNIHQLGSNPTESLNRVFDMWHDYEKDNFRYWLGYQPNILITNPKHLEFILNSNALIQKSDLYDLLHPWLGLGLLTSTGSKWHKHRKMITPSFHFNILQDFHEVMNANSSKFIQQLKSLAAGDNIIDFQDLAQYLTLDIICDTAMGVTINAMEHDDSTIVKAIKYMCYNINMRAFHPIKRSNLLFRLAPDYPKYARTLKTLKDFTNEIIAKRIEAHRSGSAKQHEGDEFSRKKMAFLDTLLSSTIDGRPLNQQEIYEEVSTFMFEGHDTTTSGVAFAVYLVSRFPAEQRKLFEEQQRIMGSNWQRDANYQEIAQMKYLDLFIKEAQRVYPSVPFIGRFTEKDYVINGTVMPKDTTLDLALVALGYDDRVFKEPHRFRPERFETEKPGPFEYVPFSAGPRNCVGQKFALLEIKTVVSKIVRCFEVLPAVDELISNDGLLNTYMGLPKIQREEKEKHRHKYDPILSAVLTLKSENGLHIRLKERK from the exons atgtgGCTGCTACTCTATGCGCTTGTGGTGTGTCCACTGCTTATTGTGGTGTACTTTGAACTCAGTGTTTTAAAAAAGAGACGTATCATAGATAAAATAAAGGGACCCACTGCAGTTCCAGTTATTGGAAATATTCACCAGCTGGGCAGTAATCCAACAG aAAGTCTGAATCGTGTTTTTGACATGTGGCATGATTATGAAAAGGATAACTTTCGTTACTGGCTTGGCTATCAGCCGAATATACTCATTACGAATCCAAAGCATCTAGAG TTTATATTGAACAGCAATGCTTTAATACAAAAGTCCGATCTTTATGATTTGCTGCATCCCTGGCTCGGATTGGGTTTACTAACAAGCACAGGCAGCAAATGGCACAAGCATCGCAAGATGATTACTccttcatttcatttcaatataCTGCAGGACTTTCACGAAGTGATGAATGCCAACTCCAGTAAATTTATTCAGCAACTTAAGTCACTAGCAGCTGGTGACAATATTATAGATTTTCAAGATCTAGCGCAGTACTTAACGCTAGACATTATTTGTGATACGGCCATGGGGGTGACCATAAATGCCATGGAGCATGATGACTCGACAATAGTAAAGGCAATTAAATA CATGTGCTACAATATTAACATGCGTGCTTTTCATCCCATAAAGCGATCCAATTTGCTGTTTCGACTAGCTCCAGACTATCCCAAATATGCTCGAACGCTAAAAACGCTTAAGGACTTTACAAATGAAATCATTGCAAAGCGTATTGAGGCACATCGCTCGGGCAGCGCCAAGCAGCATGAGGGCGATGAGTTTTCCAGAAAGAAAATGGCTTTTCTGGATACGCTGCTGTCTTCCACGATTGATGGACGCCCTTTGAATCAGCAGGAAATTTACGAGGAGGTTTCTACTTTTATGTTTGAGGGTCATGATACAACAACCTCTGGAGTGGCTTTTGCTGTCTATTTAGTGTCCAGATTTCCAGCGGAGCAACGAAAACTTTTTGAAGAACAGCAGCGCATCATGGGCAGCAATTGGCAACGCGATGCCAACTACCAGGAAATAGCGCAAATGAAGTATCTGGATCTTTTTATTAAAGAAGCGCAGCGTGTGTATCCCAGTGTACCTTTTATAGGGCGTTTTACAGAAAAGGACTATGTTATAA aTGGCACAGTCATGCCAAAGGACACTACGTTGGATTTGGCGCTGGTGGCTTTGGGCTACGATGATCGCGTTTTCAAGGAGCCGCATCGCTTCAGACCAGAGCGCTTTGAAACTGAAAAGCCTGGACCGTTCGAGTATGTGCCCTTTAGTGCTGGGCCACGCAATTGCGTTGGTCAAAAGTTTGCACTACTTGAGATTAAAACGGTGGTGTCCAAAATTGTGCGCTGCTTTGAGGTGCTGCCTGCTGTGGATGAGCTTATTTCCAATGATGGACTTCTGAATACTTACATGGGTCTGCCTAAGATACAAAGAGAGGAAAAGGAAAAACATAGGCATAAATATGATCCAATTTTATCAGCTGTACTAACGCTAAAGTCAGAGAATGGTTTACATATACGCTTGAAAGaaagaaagtaa